Proteins from a genomic interval of Corvus moneduloides isolate bCorMon1 chromosome 6, bCorMon1.pri, whole genome shotgun sequence:
- the SLC39A13 gene encoding zinc transporter ZIP13, which yields MTKQKLLLDGTLSLFLIAACEAQQLPRSHVAASSGSVCDKEAESWGHLFSSERLDAWICSLIGSFMVGLSGVFPLLVIPLETGAALRSEAGSRRLKQLLSFAIGGLLGNVFLHLLPEAWAYTCSATTGEGQSFQQQKLLGLWVIIGFLTFLVLEKIFLEKEEEYPGMDCDSKAPSGKIPNGSGCPLPKVAGQSQRTRAQCNGSSLQSGPKPNRIKISGYLNLLANTIDNFTHGLAVAASFLVSRKVGFLTTMAILLHEIPHEVGDFAILLRAGFDRWSAAKMQLSTALGGILGACFAICAQSPKGAGETVAWILPFTSGGFLYIALVNVVPDLLEEKNPWNSLQQILLLCTGITVMVLLALTTE from the exons atgacaaaacaaaaacttctgCTTGATGGGACACTCTCCTTGTTTCTGATCGCGGCCTGTGAAGCTCAGCAGCTCCCGAGGAGTCATGTTGCTGCCAGTTCTGGCTCTGTGTGTGACAAGGAGGCAGAGTCCTGGGGACACCTTTTCAGCAGCGAGCGGCTGGATGCTTGGATCTGTTCCCTCATCGGTTCCTTCATGGTGGGGCTGAGTGGGGTCTTCCCCTTGCTGGTGATCCCCCTTGAGACAGGAGCTGCGCTGCGGTCAGAAG ctggGTCACGCCGTTTGAAGCAGTTGTTGAGTTTTGCAATTGGTGGACTACTGGGAAATGTGTTTCTGCACTTGCTTCCTGAAGCCTGGGCCTACACATGCAGTGCAACAACAG GAGAAGGGCAGagctttcagcagcagaagcttTTGGGTCTTTGGGTGATCATTGGTTTCCTGACCTTCCTGGTGCTAGAGAAGATCTTCctagagaaagaggaggagtaCCCTGGTATG GACTGTGATTCCAAAGCACCATCTGGAAAGATTCCCAATGGAAGTGGGTGCCCCCTGCCAAAGGTGGCAGGCCAGTCCCAAAGAACACGAGCTCAGTGTAATGGCTCCTCTCTCCAGTCTGGTCCAAAACCCAACAGAATCAAG atTAGTGGATACCTCAATCTGCTGGCCAACACCATTGATAACTTCACACACGGCCTGGCAGTAGCAGCCAGCTTCCTGGTTAGCAGAAAG gttGGGTTCCTAACCACAATGGCCATTCTCCTGCATGAAATCCCACACGAG GTTGGAGACTTTGCAATCCTACTTCGGGCTGGCTTTGACCGCTGGAGTGCAGCCAAGATGCAGCTTTCCACAGCTCTGGGGGGAATTCTAGGAGCCTGCTTTGCAATATGTGCTCAGTCACCAAAAGGAGCAG GAGAAACAGTAGCCTGGATCCTCCCTTTCACTTCTGGAGGATTCCTGTACATTGCCTTGGTAAATGTTGTGCCTGATCTCCTGGAGGAAAAGAATCCTTG gaattccctgcAGCAAATTCTGCTCCTGTGTACAGGCATTACAGTCATGGTGCTACTCGCGCTCACAACTGAGTGA